The genomic segment TGCCACCACTGCGGCAGCACCCTGCGCGTGCCGCGGCATTGCCCCGGCTGCGGCAGCCCCGACATCCTGCCGTTGGGCCGGGGCACCGAGCAGTTGGAAGAGCAACTGGGCGCGCTGCTGTCCGACGTGCTGCGGCCCGACCGCACGCCGGCGCGCATCGCCCGCATCGACGCCGACACCACCCGGGCCAAGGGCGCGCTGGCAAGCCAACTGGCGCAGGTGCATTCCGGCCAGGTCGATGTGCTGGTCGGCACGCAGATGATCGCCAAGGGGCATGACTTTCGGCGCATCACGCTGGTGGCCGCCGTGCAGCCCGACGGGGCCCTGTTCTCCAGCGACTTTCGCGCGCCCGAGCGGCTGTTTGCGCTGCTGATGCAAGCCGCAGGCCGCGCCGGGCGCGACGCCGCCTACATGGCGCGGCAAGGAACGCCGTGCGAAATGTGGGTGCAGAGCTTTCACCCCCGGCACGCCGTGTTCGAGGCCCTGCGCCGGCACGACTACCCGGCCTTTGCCGAGCAACAGCTCCAGGAGCGCGCAGCCGCCGCGATGCCCCCCTTCGCCTACCAGGCCCTGGTGCGCGCCGACGCCCGCACGCAGCAACTGGCGCAGGGCTTTTTGACGGCCGCCACGGCTGCGGCGCAGGCCGCCGGCCTGCCGGGACGCGAGCAGGTGACGCTCTATCCCCCGGTGCCGCTGGCGATACAGCGCGTGGCAAATGTCGAGCGCGCCCAGATGCTGCTGGAAAGCCCCGCCCGCGCCGCATTGCAGCGCTTTCTGAGCGCCTGGCAGCCGGTGCTGCAAGCCACGCGCAGCCAGCCGCAGCACAAGGGCTTGCTGCGCTGGCTGGTCGATGTGGATCCGCTGGTGATCTGACGCCCTTCAGGAACCCGAGGCAATGGCCGGCAGCACGCGCCGCAGGCTGCCGCTATCGTCCGCGCGGCGGCCCATCCGGCCCATCCGGCTCGTCCGCCCCCTCCGACCCGCGCGGCCCATCCGTCCCGCGCGCCGCAGCCAGGCGGTGAAACAGCAGCAGATGGTCGTTGTTGTCCGTAGGGCGGGGCAGGATGGCCTCGAACTCCCAGAGCCCCGCATCGACCATGCGCCCGGAAACGGGCCAGGCCGCGCCATCGGCCAGCAGCCATTGGCAAGCATCGGCCCCGCCGGCCGGTTGCAGCGCCAATCGGCCGTGGTACTGCAAGGCCGCGACCTGGCCCCGATGCAGCCCCAGCGTTTCGATGCAGCCCGGCGCAGGCCCGAGCGCCGCCACCACGCTGCGCACCTGCGGGCCATAGCTGCGCGCATGGTCGAGCAGGGGCAGCCACAGCGTCATCAGCAGCAGCCAGCCGAGCGTGGCGCCGCTGGCGGGCAGCACCAGGCTCTTCCAGATCGGGGCGCGGTCGCGGGCGGCGCGCCACCAGACCAAAAGGCACCACAGCGCCGTCGCGGCCAGCGCCGGCGCCAGCGCCAAGGCCGAGAACTGCGGCACGAAGTCGGGCGCCAGTTTGGCCACATTGGCCGCCGGTTTGGCCGGAAATCCGGTCTGCATGGCAATCCAGATCACCCAGATCGCCAGCGCCGAGGCGCTGAAAAACAGCAGCGTGAACCAGTCGATCAACGCCCCCACGCTGCGGCGCAGCGTCGGCAGGGCAAAGGCCGCCAGAGCGGCCAGCGCCGGCAAACCCGGCAGCAAGGCCCGGTCTGCGGGCCGGGTGGTGATGGCGGCGGCGAGCGACAGCGCGCAAAACCACAGCGGCAGCAGCAAATGCCGGTGCCCCTGGCGGCTGAGGATCTGCCGGCGCCAGCGCCAGACAGTCCACAGCGCCAACGGCCATGCGGGCCAGCCAAACCACAGCAGCAGCCGGGCCAGGCTCTGCCATTCCTTGCCGACGGCATCGGCGGACACGATCCGCCAGCGCCAGCAATGCAGACCCCAGGCCAGCAAGGCCGCCGCCAGCGTGACGGCCGCCAGGGCCAAGACCCAGCGCAGTCTGCGGCCGCTCTGATCGCCGGGGGCATGGAGCACCAGCACCATGCTGCCCACACCCAGCAGCGCGGCCAGCGCCGGCGCGCCGGACAGCGTCAGCCCGAACATGCCCAAGACCAGGGCCAGGGCCGACGCCCACCTGCGGTGCGGCATTGCGGCGAGCGCAAAAAAAAGCAGCGCCACGCAGCCCAACTGCGCCAGATGGCTGCTCATCTCATGCGACAACTGCGCCAGGCCCAGACAGGCAATCAAGGCCAGCAGCGCCCCGTCGGCCATCGCGCGCGCATAGTCGGGCGGGTTGGCCTCGCCGCCAAAGGCAAACGCCACGGGCTGGGCGCCCGGGCTGCGGGCCAGGTAGTACGTGCCGTACCAGGTGGCCAGCAGCGTGACGAGCAGCAGGGCGGCAAAAGGAATGCGCGCCGCCAGTTCGGCCGATAGCCACGGCGGCGCCAGTTGCAGCGCCCAGGCCCCGAGCCAGTAAGGCAGCAGACTCTCGGATTCGGGGGGCATCCCCCCCAGCAGCGGGCCGAACCACGGGGTCTGCCCCCGGGCCAACGCCAGCATGTAGCCAAAGGCCGTGATATCGGCGCTCTTCCATGGCTCGCGCCCGACGAAGCCGGGCACCACATAGGCGCTGCACAGCAGCAGCAGCGCCCAGCGCGGCAGGGGGCTGACGGCCTGTTGGGTCACGATGGCGGGGGTCGGTGGAGTCACAGGTCGATGGGCGCCGTGGCGGGGCCGCCGGGAAGAAGGGGCAAAAACAAGCGGACGAAACGATCGGGCAATCCGCACAGGGGCGCATTATCGGCGCCGCCCCGGCCTGCGGCCTGTCGCGCTCGCACAGCCCTGCATACATCCAGCCCATTCATCCAGCCCATTACCCGCCGCCAAGTTTCGGGCGCGCCGGCACGTTCGCGCGCGGCCTTACACTCGGCGTCGCGTCACCACAGGCCACAAGAGGCAGGAGAGGCAGGACACCCATGCAGATTCGCTGTGCACTGGTCGGCATGCCCGGCGCGGGCAAATCCACCGTTGGCCAGCGGCTGGCCGACCGGGTCGGGGTGCCGTTCATCGATCTGGACCAATGGCTCGAACAGGCCATCGGCAGCAGCATCCGCAGCTACTTCGAAGCGCAAGGCGAAGAGCGCTTTCGCGACCTGGAGTCGCAGGGGCTGGCCGAGGTGGCGCGCCAGCCCGGCGGCCTGGTGCTGGCCACCGGCGGCGGCGCCGTGCTGCGCGCGCCAAACCGCGCCGTGCTGCGCCAGTTCGGGCATGTGCTGTACCTGTGGGCCATGCCCGAAGACCTCTACCAGCGCGTCAAGCACGACCAGACCCGTCCGCTGCTGCAAACGGACGACCCGCTACGGCGGCTGCGCCAGTTGTACGCCGAGCGCGACCCGCTGTACCGCGCAACCGCCCGGTGCGTGATCCAGACCGGGCAGGCTGCGGTGGGCACGCTGGTCGACTGCATCATGCGGCAGTTGGAGCTGGCGCCGCCGCCGCCGTAGCGCCGGCAGGGCGGCGCCCCTTTAGAATCCGCCCTCGCCCAAGGCGCGTTGCAGCGACAGGCCCCAGCCCGCATCGAGGCATCAGGAATGGGCCAGCGGCGGGCTTGCGGCTGCACGCCCGAGCGCAACGACGCCCGCCTGTTTTTCCGGTTGCCACTGCACAGCTTTCCGTCCCATGTCTGCCATTTCGCTGCCCCCGATGAAGCTGTCCGGCCTGGAGCCGGTGTCCATTGGCCCGGACTCGCTGTTCGTCAACATCGGCGAGCGCACCAACGTCACCGGCTCCAAGGCGTTTGCGCGCATGATCCTGAACGGCCAGTACGAGCAGGCCCTGGCCGTGGCGCGCCAGCAGGTGGACAACGGCGCCCAGATCATCGACATCAACATGGACGAGGCCATGCTCGACAGCAAGGCCGCGATGGTGCGCTTTCTGCAACTGATCGCGTCCGAGCCGGACATCGCCCGCGTGCCGATCATGATCGACAGCTCCAAGTGGGAGGTGATCGAAGCCGGCCTGCGCTGCATACAGGGCAAGGGCATCGTCAACTCCATCAGCATGAAAGAGGGCCTGGCGCAGTTCAAGCGCCAGGCGGGACTGGTGCGCCGCTATGGCGCCGCCGCCGTGGTGATGGCCTTCGACGAGCAGGGCCAGGCCGACACCTGCGGGCGCAAGATCGCGATCTGCGAGCGCGCCTACCGCATCCTGGTGGACGAGATCGACTTCCCGCCCGAGGACATCATCTTCGACCCCAACATCTTCGCCGTGGCCACCGGCATCGAGGAGCACGACAACTACGCGGTCGACTTCATCGAGGCCACCCGCTGGATCAAGCAGAACCTGCCCGGCGCCAAGGTGTCGGGCGGTGTGTCCAACGTCTCGTTCAGCTTCCGTGGCAACGACCCGGTGCGCGAGGCCATCCACACCGTGTTCCTGTACCACGCCATCGCGGCCGGCATGGACATGGGCATCGTCAACGCCGGCATGGTGGGTGTGTACGACGACCTCGAGCCTGCGCTGCGCGAGCGCGTGGAGGACGTGATCCTGAACCGCCGGGCCGATGCTGGCGAGCGCCTGGTCGAAATCGCCGAAAGCGCCAGGAGCAGCGCCAGGGACGACAGCCGCAAGCTCGAATGGCGCGGCACGCCCGAAGCCCCCAAGACCGTCGGCGAGCGCTTGGGTCACGCGCTGGTGCACGGCATTACCGACTTCATCACCCGGGACACCGAGGAGGCTTATCAGCAGATTCTGGCCCGGGGCGGTCGCCCGCTGCATGTGATCGAAGGCCCGCTGATGGACGGCATGAACATCGTCGGCGACCTGTTTGGCGCGGGCAAGATGTTCCTGCCGCAGGTGGTCAAGAGCGCGCGCGTGATGAAACTGGCCGTGGCGCACCTGATCCCCTACATCGAAGAAGAAAAGCGCCAGGACGAACTGGCCGGGCGCGACGTGCGCAGCAAGGGCAAGATCGTCATCGCCACCGTCAAGGGCGACGTGCATGACATCGGCAAGAACATCGTCACCGTGGTCTTGCAGTGCAACAACTTCGATGTGGTGAACATGGGCGTGATGGTGCCCTGCCACGAGATTCTGGCCCGCGCCAAAGCCGAGGGGGCCGACATCGTGGGCCTGTCCGGCCTGATCACCCCGAGCCTGGAAGAAATGCAATACGTGGCCGGCCAGATGCAGAAAGACGAGCATTTCCGGCTGCGCAAAATCCCGCTGCTGATCGGCGGCGCCACCACCAGCCGCGTGCACACCGCCGTCAAGATCGCGCCGCACTACGAAGGCCCCGTGGTCTACGTGCCCGACGCCTCGCGCAGCGTGGGCGTGGCGCAAAACCTGCTGGGCCAGGCGCTGGGCAGCTACCTGCAGGAACTCAACGCCGACTACGACAAAGTGCGCCGCCTGCACGCCAGCAAAAAACCGCTGCCGCTGTGGCCCCTGGCCAAGGCTCGCGCGAACAAGACCCCCATCGACTGGTCTGCCTGCCAACCCGCCGCGCCGCGCGCCATGGGTCGGCGCGTGTTCAAGAACTTCGACCTGGCCGGGTTGGAAAAGTACATCGACTGGGGCCCGTTCTTCCAGACCTGGGACCTGGCCGGCCCGTACCCCGCCATCCTGACCGACGCCGTGGTGGGCGCGGCAGCCAGCCGCGTATTCGCCGACGGCCAGGCCATGCTCAAGAAAATCATCGCCGGCCGCTGGCTCACGGCCAGCGGCGTGGTGGCCCTGCTGCCGGCCAACAGCGTCGGCGAGGACATCGAGTTCTACACCGACGACACCCGCACCCGGTGCGCGATGACCTGGTACGGCCTGCGCCAGCAGACGCAAAAGCATGTCATCGATGGCGTCATGCGCCCGAGCCGCTGCCTGTCGGATTTCGTCGCGCCCAAGGACAGCGGCATCGCCGACTACGCCGGCCTGTTTGCCGTGACGGCGGGCCTGGGGATCGAGAAAAAGGAGCAGGACTTCATCGCCGCGCTCGACGATTACAGCGCCATCCTGTTCAAAAGCCTGGCCGACCGCCTGGCCGAAGCCTTTGCCGAATGCCTGCACCAGCGCGTGCGCACCGACCTGTGGGGCTACGCGCCCGACGAGCGGCTCAGCCCTGCCGAATTGATCGCGGAAAAATACCGTGGCATCCGCCCCGCCCCCGGCTACCCCGCCTGCCCGGACCACAGCGCCAAGGCAGCGATGTTTCGCGTGCTGCAATGCGCAGACATCGGCATGGGCCTGACCGGGAGCCTGGCCATGACGCCCGCAGCGAGCGTCAGCGGCTTCTACCTGGCCCACCCCGACAGCCGATACTTCAGCGTCGGCACGATCGGCCAAGACCAACTGCAAGCCATGGCCGAGCGCCGGGGCATGGAGCAGCCGGCGCTGGCGCGGCTGCTGGCGTCAAACCTGTGATGCGATCGACCCGGGGGAGCGGCCGGCGCTTGCTGTCAAGCCAAGCCAGGCCAGGCGCCACCGGTCCCGGCACCGGAAAAACGCAAACCCCGAAAGCGCGGCCCGCCATCGATCGGCAGCAGGTTTTGGCCTCGTTGGCGCCCAACGCGCAATGCCAAGGCGCCGGGCGCGCGGCGGGCTGGCTCAATCAGGCCGCGCGGCCACCATGCGCATGATGGTCTGCGTGTTGAACTGGCGGCGCGCCAGCAGCGCATTCTTGTTCATGAAATCGAAGCCAAACAGCACACGGCCCGTGTACCGATTGTTCAGATAGTAAAAACTGACGGCCGCAATGCTGATGCAAAGCTGCACCGCATCGATCCCCTGACGAAACTCACCGCTGGCCACGCCGCGCTGCAAAATGCCTTCGACCATGCCGACATAGGCTTTCTGGAGCTTGCGCAGTTGCCGGTTGCCCTCGATGTGCCTGGCCTGGTGCAGGTTCTCGCTATTGACCAGCGTGATGAACGCCGGGTTTTGCAAATGGTATTTCCAGGTGAAATCGAGCAGCAGGCGCATGGCCTCGGAAGGCGCAAGCCCATCGAGACCGAGCGCCTGCTCCTGGCTGCGGATATCCATGTAGGCAGCCTCCACGACCGCAGCAAACAACAACTCCTTGCCGCCGAAATAATGGTAGATCATCCGCTTGTTGACTCCCGAGGTCTCGGCGATCTTGTCCACCCGGGCACCGGACAGGCCGGCCTTGGCGAATTCGATGCGGGCCGCGTCCAAAATCAGTTGCCTGGTGTTGTCAGGATTGCGTGCCCGGAAAGGAAATTTTTCACCCATGGTGGTCAGGTCGATTGGCGGTGGTTGGCAATGGTTGGCGCTGGGCGGAACGAGGCCACCGGGCGCAGGCGCTGATGGCAACGGTGGATCGATTATCGCTGCCAGCGCCGTTGCGCAGGCACGGCAAACACCGGCATCGGCGCGCTGACCACCCGAGGCGCCGCGCGACGGCAACGGGTGGCAGGGCCTGGCATCAGCCGCAGCAGGCGTCAATCACCTGCCGCACCAGAGCGTCGGGCGCCGGGCGCGACACGGCCCGGCCCGGGCCGTCGATCAGCACGAAATGAATCTCTCCGGCTTGCGCCTTTTTATCGACGTGCATCAGCGCCAGATAACGACCTGCATTATCCGCTGCATCGACGATGGGGCCTCGGGTCGGCAAGCCGGCGCGCCCGATGATGCTCGTCAGCCGCTGCACAAACCGCGCATCCACCATGCCCAGCCGGTGCGAAAGCTCGGCGGCCATGACCATGCCTGCGGCCACCGCCTCGCCGTGCAGCCAGACACCGTAGCCCATGCCCGCCTCGATGGCATGGCCAAAGGTGTGGCCGAAGTTCAAAACCGCGCGCAAGCCGGTTTCCTTCTCATCGCATCCCACCACTGCCGCCTTGATCTGGCAGCTACGCTGCACGACATGCGCCAGCGCCCGGCGGTCTTTGGCCAGCACCGCATCCAGAGAGCCTTCCAGCCAGTCGAGCAGCGCCATGTCGGCAATCGGGCCGTATTTGATGACCTCGGCCAAACCGGCGCTCAGTTCCCTTTTCGGCAAGGTATCCAGCGTATCCAGATCACAGATGACGAGGCGGGGCTGGTGGAACGCTCCGATCATGTTCTTGCCGAGCGGATGGTTGATCCCGGTTTTTCCACCCACCGACGAATCGACCTGGGCCAGCAAAGTGGTGGGAATCTGCACGAACGCAATGCCGCGCATATAGCTTGCCGCCGCAAAACCGGTCAAATCACCGATGACCCCGCCGCCCAGCGCAAACAACACCGTCTTGCGGTCACAGCCCCATTCCAGCAAGGCACTGAAGATGCGGTTCAAGGAATCCCAATTCTTGTACTCCTCGCCATCCGGCAGCTCCACCACATGGACCCGTGGATAAACCGTCGCCAAGAAACCGCTCCACCCCTTCAGATAAAGGCGTGCCAGCGTCGCATTGGTGACCACCACGGCACTGGTCGCCCGAATATCCGCCAGGCGCGCTATTCCATCCGGAAGAAACCCCGATCCAATCAGAATGCTGTAACTGCGATCACCCAGATCGATATCGACGGAGTGCATCGGGAATGAAAGATCGGGCGGGCGGGCCATGGTGCGAGGCAATGGCCAATCCGGGGGGATGGGCCATTGGGATATGGGTGCTAACGTGCTGCTCCTGATGCTGGCGTCGTTGGTTACGGTGTCCTGCAGTTTTTACCAGTATCATCAGCATCATTAGTTGGTTGACCAGGACGGATAGTGTTCTTGATGGTCAGACGCACCGTCTGTTTCAGCAAATTGACATCATAGATATCGATTGGTATGGTTCTATTCTCTGGTACACAGCGACGCTTCGTTACGGTGAGTGTGTAGGGTGCCGCGTTTGTGGTATGTACCTCGATATATTCTTGGTCATCCAAACTGATCATTGCAGTATAGTTCGGTTTACCACCAGTGATCAAATATTTGATGGAAGAAGTACTATCCTCATTGATCTCATAGCTATCAGGCTCCACATCGATCACGTCGGTATTTACCGTCACCTTAGGAGCAGACTTGATAGTCTGACCTTTGCTGTCCGTAACAATAATGTTAGCGCTTCCGATAGCATGCAGATTCACGGTGATCGTCGAACCTGCAATGCTCGCCGTGGCTACGTCTTGGTTGGTGGAGACCACGGTATAGGGAGGCGTGCCGCCAGAAACGATCATCGTGCGGCTTGTCGTCCTAAGACTGCTGGTTATCTCTGTCGGGTCGACAGTCAGCGGCGGAGAGGTTTGCACACTGGCAGTGACCGTGACAGTGATGGCCGGACAAGATGCTCCGGTGGCATCGAGTACCGTGACAATGGATGTGGCGGTTGCGGTCAGGTCCTTGGCGGTGACGGTGGCGGTGGAGCCGGAAATGCTGGCAGTGACAGCGCCGGCATTCGCGTTATTTATCGTGTAGGGAGCAATCCCCCCCATGATCGTGAACTTCCGGGATTCATTGGGAACCAGACTGATCGTCACGCCAGAGCTACAGGTCATCGGTATCACCTTGGTAGCCCCCTTGATGACCACCTGCTGGACAGGCAAACTGCTGTCATAAACGGTGATCTCACCATCCCCTCCTGCGCCACGGGCACGGAACATCAAAACACCATCGTCATCCACATAGGTTTCCAGGCCCTGAACGTTGTTGAAGACACCATAAGGCATGGTCCCGCCACGCACCTCAGTGAGGTCAGACCAACCGCCTCCTGCGTAGGCGATGAGACTGCCAATGGGAGCCTTCAGTCTCAGTTTGGCAATCGGGCCGACGGGATCGCCATTATTGGCACCGCCACAGGACATCAGCAGCAAAGCGGCAAGCGAAACGGCAGAAATTGCCACCGAGGTTTTGAAGATGTTTTTCATGATGGTCTGTGTGCAGTTGGAGCAATTACCTCTTCGGACCGCTGTCCGCAATCACCTTGGGCGTGATGAATATCAGCATTTCGCGTTTCGTCGTCTCTTTAGTCTTGCTCTTGAAAAGATTGCCGACCACCGGGACATCGCCCAGGAACGGGATTTTGTTTTCCTGGCTCGTTTCTTCCATCTCGAAAATGCCGCCAATCACCACCGTTCCGCCGTTCTCGATCAGGATCTGTGTTTTGATGTGCTTGGTATCGATGGCAACACCTTGGGATGTGGTTTCACCACGGCTGTCCTTGCTCACGTCCAGATCCAGAATGATGTTGCCTTCCGGGGTGATTTGCGGAGAGACCTCGAGTTTCAGCACCGCTTTCTTGAAAGCCAGCGTGGTCGCCCCGTTGGGGGCGGTGACGGCATAGGGGTATTCCGTTCCTTGCTCGATCAATGCCTTGGTCTGATCCGCCGTGATGATGCGCGGGCTCGACACGATGCGCCCCTTGCCATCGGCCTCCATCGCCGACAGCTCCAGCGTCAGGAATTTGTTCGTCGCAGCGTTGAAGATCGAAAGCGCAAAGGAGCCGACCGTATTCACGCTCGAAAGACTGGCGGGAAGGTTGACGAAATTTCCACCGGTATCGGGAGCAGTGGATCCGTTTGCACCACTGGCCTTGACCGCATCGCTGTACGAGGTGCCATAGGCAACACGTTTGTTGCCACCGATTCCGTAGCCACCGGTTCCCTTCCGGCTCGCACTCAAATCCGTTGAACCCAGACGC from the Verminephrobacter eiseniae EF01-2 genome contains:
- a CDS encoding shikimate kinase gives rise to the protein MQIRCALVGMPGAGKSTVGQRLADRVGVPFIDLDQWLEQAIGSSIRSYFEAQGEERFRDLESQGLAEVARQPGGLVLATGGGAVLRAPNRAVLRQFGHVLYLWAMPEDLYQRVKHDQTRPLLQTDDPLRRLRQLYAERDPLYRATARCVIQTGQAAVGTLVDCIMRQLELAPPPP
- the metH gene encoding methionine synthase, encoding MSAISLPPMKLSGLEPVSIGPDSLFVNIGERTNVTGSKAFARMILNGQYEQALAVARQQVDNGAQIIDINMDEAMLDSKAAMVRFLQLIASEPDIARVPIMIDSSKWEVIEAGLRCIQGKGIVNSISMKEGLAQFKRQAGLVRRYGAAAVVMAFDEQGQADTCGRKIAICERAYRILVDEIDFPPEDIIFDPNIFAVATGIEEHDNYAVDFIEATRWIKQNLPGAKVSGGVSNVSFSFRGNDPVREAIHTVFLYHAIAAGMDMGIVNAGMVGVYDDLEPALRERVEDVILNRRADAGERLVEIAESARSSARDDSRKLEWRGTPEAPKTVGERLGHALVHGITDFITRDTEEAYQQILARGGRPLHVIEGPLMDGMNIVGDLFGAGKMFLPQVVKSARVMKLAVAHLIPYIEEEKRQDELAGRDVRSKGKIVIATVKGDVHDIGKNIVTVVLQCNNFDVVNMGVMVPCHEILARAKAEGADIVGLSGLITPSLEEMQYVAGQMQKDEHFRLRKIPLLIGGATTSRVHTAVKIAPHYEGPVVYVPDASRSVGVAQNLLGQALGSYLQELNADYDKVRRLHASKKPLPLWPLAKARANKTPIDWSACQPAAPRAMGRRVFKNFDLAGLEKYIDWGPFFQTWDLAGPYPAILTDAVVGAAASRVFADGQAMLKKIIAGRWLTASGVVALLPANSVGEDIEFYTDDTRTRCAMTWYGLRQQTQKHVIDGVMRPSRCLSDFVAPKDSGIADYAGLFAVTAGLGIEKKEQDFIAALDDYSAILFKSLADRLAEAFAECLHQRVRTDLWGYAPDERLSPAELIAEKYRGIRPAPGYPACPDHSAKAAMFRVLQCADIGMGLTGSLAMTPAASVSGFYLAHPDSRYFSVGTIGQDQLQAMAERRGMEQPALARLLASNL
- a CDS encoding TetR/AcrR family transcriptional regulator; translation: MGEKFPFRARNPDNTRQLILDAARIEFAKAGLSGARVDKIAETSGVNKRMIYHYFGGKELLFAAVVEAAYMDIRSQEQALGLDGLAPSEAMRLLLDFTWKYHLQNPAFITLVNSENLHQARHIEGNRQLRKLQKAYVGMVEGILQRGVASGEFRQGIDAVQLCISIAAVSFYYLNNRYTGRVLFGFDFMNKNALLARRQFNTQTIMRMVAARPD
- the aroB gene encoding 3-dehydroquinate synthase — protein: MARPPDLSFPMHSVDIDLGDRSYSILIGSGFLPDGIARLADIRATSAVVVTNATLARLYLKGWSGFLATVYPRVHVVELPDGEEYKNWDSLNRIFSALLEWGCDRKTVLFALGGGVIGDLTGFAAASYMRGIAFVQIPTTLLAQVDSSVGGKTGINHPLGKNMIGAFHQPRLVICDLDTLDTLPKRELSAGLAEVIKYGPIADMALLDWLEGSLDAVLAKDRRALAHVVQRSCQIKAAVVGCDEKETGLRAVLNFGHTFGHAIEAGMGYGVWLHGEAVAAGMVMAAELSHRLGMVDARFVQRLTSIIGRAGLPTRGPIVDAADNAGRYLALMHVDKKAQAGEIHFVLIDGPGRAVSRPAPDALVRQVIDACCG